Genomic window (Granulicella arctica):
AGCCAAGGACCTCGAACTCCTCACCTCCAGCATGAAGATCGTCGAACCCATCATGGGCACGTCCTTCTGGCGCGATGACGTAGCAGTAAAGCCCGAAGAGATCACCGTCCGCTTCGAAGAAGGCTTTCCCGTCGCCCTCAACGGCACCGACTATCCCGACCCCGTAGCCCTGCTCCTCGAAGCCAACAAGATCGGTGGCCGCCACGGTCTCGGCATGTCCGACCAGATCGAGAACCGCATCATCGAAGCCAAGTCTCGCGGCATCTACGAAGCCCCCGGCCTCGCCCTCTTCTTCATCGCCTACGAGCGCCTCATCACCGGCATCCACAACGAGGACACCATCGAGCAGTACCGCGACAGCGGGCGAAAACTAGGCCGACTCCTCTACCAGGGCCGCTGGTTCGATCCCCAGGCCATCATGCTCCGCGAAGCCGCTCAGCGCTGGGTCGCCAAACCTGTAACCGGCGAGGTCACAATTGAACTCCGCCGCGGCAACGACTACACCATCCTCAACACCGACTCCCCCAATCTCACCTTCCACCCCGACCGCCTCACCATGGAAAAGGGCGAATCCACCTTCTCCCCCCGCGACCGCATCGGCCAGCTCACCATGCGCAACCTCGACATCACCGACACCCGCGCCAAACTCCTCACCTACGCCCAGACCGGCCTGCTCACCCTGAGCAAGGGCACCGAGATGCCGCACCTCACCAGTACCACTGATAAGGACTGATCCGGCGGGGCCTCCCCTTGGCGACGAAATTAGTGTAGCCAAGGGAAACACCCACCGAAGCCAATGACCCAAACAGGCACAAAATCGATCCACCTCTATGACGGTGCCGTCAGAGACGACCTGCGCTATGGCTGGATGGAACTGCCTGGCCGCAAATCCACCGCCGTGCCCGTCCTCTTCCCGGAGCCCTTCACCAACACACCGATCGTCATGCTGGGTTTGATTGGCCTTTATGCCCTTCAGGGAAGCGAGGCCTTCGGTGTAGAGGCCCACGACATCACCCTTATGGGCTTCATCTGTCGTTCTGACAGTCACTCACGAAGACAACACCCGTATGCTCAAATTTCAATGGCTGGCCACAGACTCATAAACCCATGACACTTACCGGCTCACTACAAATTGATCTGAACACTTCGGAGTTCGCCCATCTCCGCCGCTCTCGCTCGGATAATCCACCCCTATCTCTTCCCGTGACCTTTCCACGCACTTTCGCTACACCACCAGTCGTTATGCTTGGACTGACTGGCTTTCATGGCGGAGGTGACCCCTTCAACTTCCGTTTCGAACCTTCTCAGGTCACGGACGGCGGCTTCAACGTCGTGCTGTCTACAAATCGCAACTGGGTTGAATCCCTCCAGATCTCCTGGATCGCCACAGACGCCTAGCTCGCGCGCGCAGAACGGATTCTCGTATGTCAGAACGATCCTTCCCCTTCGACAATCGCCTGATGCCGCATGAGGCCGCCGCCAGCAGAGCCTACGGCCGACCCGTAGCCGCCTCGGGCATCCCCACGGAGTCCGAACCAGCCTCCTTGCTCGCCGGCCTTATCCAAGGTTTCACCCAGACCCGAGCGCACCCGCAAGCAGGTTGGACGTGGTGAAGATGACATTCGTCCTCGGCATGTTGTTGGGTCAGCTTCCCTACAACGCAGGCATCGTTCATGTCCAACCGCTGCCCGCCAGCGCAAAGATCGTCGTGCAGCCCTGGCGGTGGGATTCGCCAGTGAAAGTCCGTCCAGGAGATGAATGCCCCTACACAGCCCGCCTAAGCGGCCAGCGAGTTCGCCGAATGTTTGCAACCTATCACCTGCTTCGACAGGGCGAGGAGCACGATTTCTATGCATGGTATGGATGCTCCGCCAGTGGCACCTTGACTGTCGATGACAAGTCATTCAACTTCATAGTGCGCCCGCTGAATCTGCTTAGCACCAACTGGCCGGACGGGCACTGGAAGCCCCTTGGTGGCAAACACTCCGACGATCCATCCGGCAACTAAGACCGACTTCTACTCCTTTACTGAAAGGTCAGTTACAACATCATGTCAACAGAACAGAACGCCTCAAAAATGTGGTCCGGCCGCTTCCGCGAACCCCTCGACCCAACCTTCGAATCCTGGCAGCGCTCCTTCCCCTTCGACTACCGCCTCCTCCCACAAGAAGTAGCCGCGAGCAAGGCTCACGCCCGCGCCATAGCCGCCGCAGGCATCCTCACCGAGCCCGAACTCACCACCATGCTCGAAGGCCTCGACCAGGTCCTCAGCCAAACAACGCTCACCCCAGCCGTCGTAGCCGAAGCCCCCGAAGCCGAGGACATCCACCACTTCACCGAACTCCAACTCACAAAGATCATCGGCAACCTGGCCCTCAAGCTCCACACCGGCCGCAGCCGCAACGAGCAGATCGCCACCAACATGCGCCTCTTCGTCCGCGAGGCCATCGACACCACCCTGCAGGGCCTGAAGAACTGGCGCGAAGCCCTCCTCGACCTCGCCGCCCGCTCCGAAGAAAACGTCATGCCCTCCTACACCCACCTCCAGCGCGCCGAGCCTGTCCTTGTCGCCCACTGGCTCCTCGCCTACGTAGCCATGATCGACCGCGATGCCTCCCGCCTCACCGACGCACGCAAGCGCATGAACCTCTGTCCGCTAGGCTCAGGAGCCGTAGCCGGAGCCACCCTCGCCCTCGACCGCACCATAGCCTCAAGAGCCCTCGGCTTCGACGCCCCCACCCCCAACTCCATGGACGCCACAAGCGACCGCGACTTCGCGCTCGACTTCACCCAGGCCGTCGCCACCCTCGGCATCCACATCTCCCGCTTCGCCGAAGAACTCACGTTGTACTCCACTGCCGAGTTCGGCTTCCTCGACCTGCCCGAGCGATTCTCCACCGGCTCATCCGCCATGCCTCAGAAGAAGAACCCCGACCTCACGGAGCTCATCCGCGGCAAGTCCGGCCGCCTCATCGGCGCATCGACCACCCTCGCCGTCCTCATCAAGGGCCTGCCTCTCGCCTACAACAAAGATCTCCAGGAGGGCCAGGAGCCCGTCTTCGACGCAGCCGACACCATCGCCGGTATCCTCTCCGTCCTGCCCGATTTCACTAGCTCCCTCCGCTTCCGCTATGACTGCATGCAGGCCGCCGCCGAGACCGGCTACCTCAACGCCATGGCCGCCGCAACCTACCTCTCGAACAAGGGCGTGCCGTTTCGCAAGGCCCACGAGATCATCGGCAACGCCGTTCGCCACGCCCTCGAAACCCACCGCGAACTCAACGACCTCACCCTCGACGAACTCCAGACCTTCTCCGAAGCCTTCGCCAAGGACTTCTTCAAAGCCATCACCCTCGAGGCCACCCTCGACTGCCACGACGTCATAGGCGGCACCGCCCGCACCCGCGTAGCCGAAGCCCTGACCGCCGCCCGCGCGAAGGGTGGGACCGCATAAGTCACACCTCCACCAACAATAATCTGAGAAAATAAATACAGGAGTTATCAAAGGAAGTTGTCGACCTCGTACCTCATGCCGCTCAGCGAGTCCACCGCATCCTCCCGCACACGGGTTGGCGGAGCTACTGTGCGCAAGGCCAAGCTGCAGGACGCCGTCAACATCTTCGACCTCGTCAACTCCCTCTCCGGTGACGGCACCCTCCTCCGCCGCTCCTACGCCGAGATCTGCGAGAATGTCCGCGACTTCGTTGTCGCCGAGTCCGAAACTGGCGTCTTCCTCGGCTGCGGAGCCCTCCACCTCTATGGCCCCCATCTCTCGGAGGTCCGCTCCATCGTCGTCAAACCCGAAGCCAAGGGTCAGGGCGCAGGCGGCAAGCTCCTCAACCTCCTGCTCGCCGAAG
Coding sequences:
- a CDS encoding H-type lectin domain-containing protein, yielding MTQTGTKSIHLYDGAVRDDLRYGWMELPGRKSTAVPVLFPEPFTNTPIVMLGLIGLYALQGSEAFGVEAHDITLMGFICRSDSHSRRQHPYAQISMAGHRLINP
- the argH gene encoding argininosuccinate lyase → MSTEQNASKMWSGRFREPLDPTFESWQRSFPFDYRLLPQEVAASKAHARAIAAAGILTEPELTTMLEGLDQVLSQTTLTPAVVAEAPEAEDIHHFTELQLTKIIGNLALKLHTGRSRNEQIATNMRLFVREAIDTTLQGLKNWREALLDLAARSEENVMPSYTHLQRAEPVLVAHWLLAYVAMIDRDASRLTDARKRMNLCPLGSGAVAGATLALDRTIASRALGFDAPTPNSMDATSDRDFALDFTQAVATLGIHISRFAEELTLYSTAEFGFLDLPERFSTGSSAMPQKKNPDLTELIRGKSGRLIGASTTLAVLIKGLPLAYNKDLQEGQEPVFDAADTIAGILSVLPDFTSSLRFRYDCMQAAAETGYLNAMAAATYLSNKGVPFRKAHEIIGNAVRHALETHRELNDLTLDELQTFSEAFAKDFFKAITLEATLDCHDVIGGTARTRVAEALTAARAKGGTA
- a CDS encoding H-type lectin domain-containing protein yields the protein MTLTGSLQIDLNTSEFAHLRRSRSDNPPLSLPVTFPRTFATPPVVMLGLTGFHGGGDPFNFRFEPSQVTDGGFNVVLSTNRNWVESLQISWIATDA
- a CDS encoding GNAT family N-acetyltransferase codes for the protein MPLSESTASSRTRVGGATVRKAKLQDAVNIFDLVNSLSGDGTLLRRSYAEICENVRDFVVAESETGVFLGCGALHLYGPHLSEVRSIVVKPEAKGQGAGGKLLNLLLAEAEDQGVLCVSLFTRIPDFFFHFGFRVVDRTVLPDKIYKDCQACPRLYACDEVAMVRGPLPRIAVLGPSKIAEPELVKLQTGTIPLDH
- the argG gene encoding argininosuccinate synthase — encoded protein: MSVILETVPVGQKVGIAFSGGLDTSAALHWMKQKGALPYAYTANLGQPDEADYDEIPRKALEYGAEKARLIDCRLPLVREGIAALQSGAFHITTAGITYFNTTPIGRAVTGTMLVTAMKEDDVNIWGDGSTFKGNDIERFYRYGLLVNPDLKVYKPWLDATFIDELGGRAEMSAFMAKSGFGYKMSSEKAYSTDSNILGATHEAKDLELLTSSMKIVEPIMGTSFWRDDVAVKPEEITVRFEEGFPVALNGTDYPDPVALLLEANKIGGRHGLGMSDQIENRIIEAKSRGIYEAPGLALFFIAYERLITGIHNEDTIEQYRDSGRKLGRLLYQGRWFDPQAIMLREAAQRWVAKPVTGEVTIELRRGNDYTILNTDSPNLTFHPDRLTMEKGESTFSPRDRIGQLTMRNLDITDTRAKLLTYAQTGLLTLSKGTEMPHLTSTTDKD